Part of the Henckelia pumila isolate YLH828 chromosome 2, ASM3356847v2, whole genome shotgun sequence genome is shown below.
TCTCCAACAGCGTGAGCAGCAGCTTTTAACTAGAAAGCCAGAATACATACATGATGTTTTACAAGCACCAAAAACAAGATAAATCTCATAATTCAATTGGCATACAAAAATGTATTAACACCATGTGTTTTTATGTTTGGATGAGTAGTAAAGGCAACTTCGCTAGTTCAACTAAATACATGAAAAACCAAAAACCAGATTCTGAcattgttttaaagacatggcGAAAACTGCAAACACCAACTTACGTAATTTCTTTAACTGTAACAGAGCCAGATAAATGAAGATAGGGGAGAAAAATTCAGGCTTCTATACATGTTGGTTTCTAGTGAGAAAGCTTTGTTCTAATGAAAGTTTTAGTAACAAATATAAGAAAGTTAATAAATCCATACATGACAGGTTCTAGAGCGAAAGAATTATGTAAAATTACTAAAACTCTTCAAGAATTTATCTAAGGGATACTGGGCCCAAACCCCAGCCAATGCAATGCGTGCTTGTACCGTGCAGTCAAGCAATTAGAAATAGTACATTAAAGAACCCACAAACCATATCAAAAACTGCTTTTCCACAAGTGAATATGAAAGCGTTTGTATGATAGCTGTAATAATTTGCAAGAAATACTGAAGCACCAATACTACATTTTCATTTCTTAAATTGTCAAAGCAATACAAACAGCATGTAGCAAAGCACATGAAGTTCAAACTTATATTATCTTTTCTCGACTTTTGAATAGCGAAAGATTTACCTGGTTTATAAATTCATCAAGCCTTCTAGATAGTCGTATGATGCTGCCTTCAAATATATCAGTCATATGTATGATTTCAGCAAAAGATGCTCCCTGGAAAAGAAGATAAAAGAATGTGCATTAACACTGTCAACAATAAGAGCCTTACATTTTTTTAGCACTACACACTGACCCTCAACAATTAAACAACAGTacacataaaaatataaaaaaaatctcttCAGCACTTGCTCTTCATTTTGACAAAAAGTTCAAAGAGCTAACTAAATTACAATgatacaaaataattttcggGAAAGTGCCTACAACTTCACAATCTTTTGATAGATTAAGGGAGGGCTCAAATCAAAGATAAAAAGATCAATCAGAATTCAGAACCCAATTCCAACTAAAGTACACAGATATAATAAGCCGAACGCTGCAGCCACTTGTTTTTCAATGGTCAAGAATGTTGTGCAAGCCCCACAATACAAGGGTCTTGAGATATTAGATTAGAGAAAAAGTACCAATCCCCAATGTGATAAGTCCACAGAAATTTTAAACAGTACATCTGTTGCAGTTTGACATGCTACATGATGAAAAAGAACGCAAGCTGACAGTCAAATGCAACTGACCTTTGACCAGCAGTAAATCACATCCATCAAGAATGGTCTAACTGATGCCTCAACATATTCTTCCACATTTACTTCAAGCTTACACTCACGTTGCACCTGCAAAATATTGACATTGCCAGTTGACATTCAACATGAATGCAAACACATTCGCCACTGGTAAGTACAAATTTTCAATGCAATGATGAAAAACAGAGTTCAGATCATAGCTCAAAAAACCTCTGCTATTGTTTTGGCACTGGCTCGAAGTTGCTGCAATGGCGTAGCAAGTTCTGCTCTTAGATGTATTTGCTCATTTGATTTGTCTCCGGGGATGAAGCAACTTGACAGAGCTGCAACTTGGTGATGATCCAGATCATTAAAGGTCCCTGACAATATAATAATTTAGAATTTCATCGCAAAGCTGTTGACTAAATTATTCTTTTAGATTCATCCAAAAAGATGCCTCGACATCAACTAAGGGTAAACAAATTTCAAAgagtaaatttaattaaaactgaCCTACAAAGAATATAGCAGACAGAAATTTTCAGGAAACATGAAGGGCTCAccattaaacatcaattcagTAACGAGGAGCTCGTCCCCAGTATCTATCAAGCAGGCTGCCCGTCCCTTCAGCTGAAGAACACCATCACCATCAACATGCCCAAGTTTTTTGAGAACCCGTGAGCGGTTCTTGAGCTCATCCCGAAATTTTTGAAGCTGTGACAGAGTAGGGAGAAATAAATCTGATTAGAAATTTAGAACCCCTCTGCCCAGACTAAGAAAACAGATTTAAATCCTATGGACAGGTAGAGGTAAAAAGGAGTGGTAGCAATCCAAAGTCCAAGGTAtaccaaaaagaaaaaaggtGAGATGAGCCTGTTGTACATTCAATAAAAAGTGCGAGAAATTTCAAGTAGGTGAATTCAACGAGAGACGATTACCTGAGAATCACGCATTTTTAATTTCAGCTGTTGAATTTCATGATTCACTTCAGCTTTTCTCTGGAAACTTCTGATCTGATTTTCATTTTGAGACTGCTTCACATGAAGCAGAGAAAAAAGAACAGGTGAATACCTAAACAAAGTTCCAATCAACTTGGAAAAGCAGCAACTggtaacaaaagaaaaaaaatcacagTCAAATGAATTCTTATTTTTGACAAACCTTGTGTAGTGGGTGAGAAACCAATTTGTGTTCAAGTTCTTCAATGTTGTTTGCCAACTCAACAAATTCTGGATCTTCAATTCCCATATCCTGAGATAATACATAAGTTACAAAAAGAAAATATCGCCCTCATATTACCTACTACATAAAAAACTTGGAGTCACGACGATGTCCCTGAGAAAGACCCAACATACTAACTTACAAAAATGAAACTTGCAAGGGAAATAGCATATACATCGAATATAATGACACCGTGTTCCCCGGCAGAAgatgaaaatttgtgaaaaaataTCATTCGGACACTATAAAATCACTAGGAGTCGAGAAATAACAATCCATATATCAAGACACCTGTTCTAGATGAAAAAATATATCTATACGATCAATTCGTCAATTTCTAGTTCGTCAATTTCTACAGTTTAATTAAGAATCCTTAATCTTACATCTGACAATGGAGACACAGAATTTGTATACAGGAAACAAAAACTCGAACATCTAATTATAAATCTGAAGATCTTAAGACTCAGCAGTTTAATTAAGAATCCTTAATCTTACATTTGACAATGGAGATTGGAGACACAGAATTAGTATACAGGAAACAAAAACTTGAACATCTAATTATAAATCTGAAGATCTTAAGATTATGTGCTGAGTCCGGGAAGAGCCTGTGTATAGACCACGAGATTGATTTGGAACACAGTATAGAAAACAGAAGAGAAGGCAGTTTATACCATCAGGTATACAATTTCAGTCCACAATTATCAACATGATCTTACGATTACATACCTTCACAGGATTAAGCTTGGGAAGACCTTCAAAAAAGCGTTTTTCAAGCTCCTGCACTGCAAGCAAAATACTTTGCCGAGCTTCAACAGGACGCAAGTCAGAAGGAATAGATATTCTAAGCTTGCTTACTGCAGATATAAGAGGCAATTGAACCGGAACCTGATACAAGAACCAATATGCATCAACTTCTCAATGGTTGGTATGGATGCCCTAATGccatttatttcattttactTGCATTCAGCAGTAAAAAAGCAATGTGAGATAATTTTTCGCATCACAATTATTTCATCCTAAAAGATTCTCATCTCACCACATGCATTTCACCTTTTTCTCCCGGGCATGGAGGGCATGGTTTGGGCCGAGAACCATCTTCACTGGAGCTGATAGAGCAGTGGAGGAGGGTATCGACAATATAACTATTACCACGTGAAGAAGCAAGTTCAGCAGGCAAAGAACCCGGTGCAGCTGGGGGTCTTTTAACCACATTGACCACAACTCCCCAACCCCAATCTGTTCCACCTTCCCTTATCTTAACCTGAATTTTACATCATAATCTGAGATAGAATAATAATAGGGCTAAATGAAAACAATCCCAAAATCAATGAAAAACTGTACAACAAAAGGTGAAACAAAAACCAGAGTCTCACAATCAAACATCACGACCCTGGGCAGAGCATAAGTATGACTCACAACTAATGATTAACTAACATGCAAACTGAACAAATCAGAAGAAAATAGAAAGATGCAAATTCATGGGATAGACACTATTTAAGATTGCGATCAACGTAATCAAAACACAAAAGGAAAGATAGACAATAACTAACCAGAAAAATCAACGTTAACGGCAGTAAAAGAAACAGAAAATGGAGCAAACCACTCAGAGGCAGTAGGAAAATAATAGATATATAGAGCGTGACTAAACTAATTCAAAGCTTACTATTGTAGATGAACATAAACCTCTTGGCACATACCAGCCTACCAGGTAGAAGGAAAGAGAGAACTCTTTCAGGCCGAGTTATTTCAGCCATCattttcttttcaatttgaGCAATCTCAAGCTTTAGTTTGTCATATTCAGCAACCTCCGTCTATCAGTagaaatgaaaattttattgtttaatttgCGCCAAAATAGTAAATTCCATGAACAagtaaaagaaaaatatttacttCTCCAGAAGCATCTAGCACAGCAGCTTCTTCTTCAAGTTTTGAGACTCTTTTCCCAATGTCAGGTAAAGTCTGAAGAAGCAGGGATTGAAGTGTTGAACACAGTCAGCCATTGTAAACATCGTATTGACAAAAATCAAACACAGGTTATAGGTCAAACCTTCTCATACTGAAATTGATGAAAGGAATTTTTGATAACATGCTCGGCAGTGAATTGTCCCTCAGCTCGGCTCATCAAATTCAGAATTGAGTAGTAGCTTAGCCTGAAAGTACTGACCAAGGGTGCAGGCTTTCCCAAAACCATGTCCTTAAGGGTATTCATTTCCATCTGATTTTTGgaataaaaattaaagcatTAAATACAAAGATTTGTAGGCCCCACATGCAGCATCTTCTAGTAAGACAGGAGACAATATGATAAGGTTTAGACAATATTGGATACACAAAGATGAGAAGAAAAATGGAAAGATCAAACTACTCGGTCCAAAAACCGCTAAACTTTGTCATTTTACAGCCAATTTAGGCTTGTTTTTGAACAAAATCTTACAACATAACGTATTCATGCTTCCAGGGTACTAAATCTCTTTTATAGTTCctttttttcatttcatttgGCTTAGCGTTCTAATGGTAAAAGAAAAGCTAGCATCTACATGTTGCATGGAAAACTGATAAATTAATACTTTTACAATTCTTTAAATCTAGGATAACACACAGCCAATTCAAACATATAAACCATACACAAAAATTGCAGCAGTTGCATTAACTAATTTTGTCGTTAAAAACATTGCAAGTTTGTCATTTCTGGGCCTTCCCTGGGCAAAACTTCCACAGCATCAAATAAAAGCATTTATTAGATAGCGTAATCTGTATTAATGAATATTCACACAGGCAATTCCATCAACAACGGAGAGAACTTATTCTAGATCGCATTCGATCTTGTCTAACATCACTTCCATCCTTTGATAACTCGACAAATCTTAATTAAGACAGGACATAGAATACCTTTTCGTCAATCATTATAATGCAAATCCCCCGCTCATCTTTGCCACGACGTCCAGCTCTACCACTCATCTACCATAAAAACGAACAGTCAACAGCCCTATACTAAAGCTGACACAGCGGAAAAGgctttgttttaaaaatatatataactacTCACCTGGATATACTCACCAGATCCAATATATCGATGACTATCACCATCCCATTTTTTAACACTAGTAAAAACGACAGTTTTTGCAGGCATGTTCAACCCCATGGCAAACTGTCaatgcatttaaaaaaaaattattagatgTACAAAACAGTCACCCACATGACTACTCAATATAAATAGACATTCTAACACAAAACAATCGCATCTTCGTAGTGAAATACATGAAACCACATTCTATTGAGTGTCTTAATGTTTAATAAGCAAAACCATTCCTCTAATCACAAAGAGATTCAGACACACTTttgtatttattatttgattaataTATCTTAAAACAGTTATTAGAGGAATGGTTTTGCTTATTGAGTTATTATCTGAGTGTCTTAATATAAATAGTACCGTTTCTGTAGCAAACAGAGCCTTAACAAGACCTTCTTGAAAGAGAAGTTCCACAAGCTCTTTGATGATAGGAAGTAAACCAGAATGGTGAACAGCAATGCCCCTCTGAAGCAAGGGCAACATGAGCTCAATGGCAGGCAAGTTTCTATCCTCCTCATTCAAGCATAGGATTGCATTTTTAAACACTTGTTCCACAACATCCTTCTCATCTTGCGTATTGAAATCGAGTTTGGACATAGACATGGCATGCTGTTCACACTCTCGTCTGCTAAAACTAAAGATTATAACTGGTTGAAACTTCCGTTCCATGATCATCTAGAAAATCAGAAATGTTGGACTTAGGCATAACGAAATACCATGCATAATAAATGAAGATTAAATACACTATCTAACAAAACAAAAGAAAGCGAAAATAAGCACTGCAGTGGAAATTCAAAGTTGAAATATTTCTATACCATGCTTACTCAACAAATGGGAATACAGGTATGATATCATGGAAATTGAGCTGAAAATTGCAGTATTTAGTACCGAGTACGGGAACACTTACCTTGACAATTTTGTAGATGTCAGAACCACCAGAGGTGGTTCCACCTTTTGCGATTCTACCACCAGTCTTTCCATTAGAACTTTTGTTCCCATTACTGAAATTTTGCTTCGTGAAAGTGTCTTGAAGTTTCAAAAAGTTGTCCTCTTTAAACTGCTCATTCTCATCAACTACTAGATACAAACCGGAACCACCCATAGGGAATACATAATGTTGCAGGGGTGTTGGCCGAAAATCTGTATAGACCACATGGCATGGCTGTTTATGTATATTACATATCCATTCAGCAAATTCAGTTGCATTTGACATAGTTGCTGAAAGAAAGACCATTTTTATAGCTGGAGGCAAGAATATGATACTTTCTTCCCAAACAACACCTCTTTCCCGATCTTTCATGTAATGTATCTCATCAAATATCACCCAAGCAACTTCCTTCAATACTTCAGAACCTCTGTACAGCATCCCTCGAAGAATCTCAGTAGTCATTACCAAACAACTGGCATTGGGCAAAAGCGTCACGTCACCTGTCATCAAGCCAACATCTGAAAACTCCTGGCTCAACTCTCTGTACTTCTGATTGCTCAAAGCTTTTAATGGTGAAGTATATATGACCCTCTGTTTATCCCTAAAGGCCATGGCAATGGCATACTCAGCCACAGCAGTTTTGCCTGCTGAAG
Proteins encoded:
- the LOC140877121 gene encoding DExH-box ATP-dependent RNA helicase DExH10; the protein is MDKSPTSLKRKQLEEDAQGKQETPLPESASKRRSLARTCVHEVAVPSEYSSNKDESIHGTLADPIFTGERAKSYQFKLDPFQEVSIACLERNESVLVSAHTSAGKTAVAEYAIAMAFRDKQRVIYTSPLKALSNQKYRELSQEFSDVGLMTGDVTLLPNASCLVMTTEILRGMLYRGSEVLKEVAWVIFDEIHYMKDRERGVVWEESIIFLPPAIKMVFLSATMSNATEFAEWICNIHKQPCHVVYTDFRPTPLQHYVFPMGGSGLYLVVDENEQFKEDNFLKLQDTFTKQNFSNGNKSSNGKTGGRIAKGGTTSGGSDIYKIVKMIMERKFQPVIIFSFSRRECEQHAMSMSKLDFNTQDEKDVVEQVFKNAILCLNEEDRNLPAIELMLPLLQRGIAVHHSGLLPIIKELVELLFQEGLVKALFATETFAMGLNMPAKTVVFTSVKKWDGDSHRYIGSGEYIQMSGRAGRRGKDERGICIIMIDEKMEMNTLKDMVLGKPAPLVSTFRLSYYSILNLMSRAEGQFTAEHVIKNSFHQFQYEKTLPDIGKRVSKLEEEAAVLDASGETEVAEYDKLKLEIAQIEKKMMAEITRPERVLSFLLPGRLVKIREGGTDWGWGVVVNVVKRPPAAPGSLPAELASSRGNSYIVDTLLHCSISSSEDGSRPKPCPPCPGEKGEMHVVPVQLPLISAVSKLRISIPSDLRPVEARQSILLAVQELEKRFFEGLPKLNPVKDMGIEDPEFVELANNIEELEHKLVSHPLHKSQNENQIRSFQRKAEVNHEIQQLKLKMRDSQLQKFRDELKNRSRVLKKLGHVDGDGVLQLKGRAACLIDTGDELLVTELMFNGTFNDLDHHQVAALSSCFIPGDKSNEQIHLRAELATPLQQLRASAKTIAEVQRECKLEVNVEEYVEASVRPFLMDVIYCWSKGASFAEIIHMTDIFEGSIIRLSRRLDEFINQLKAAAHAVGETDLENKFAAASESLRRGIMFANSLYL